ACGACGACATTGCCCGCGTTATCGGGCGGACCACTGGCACAGTGAAGGTCCACGTCAAGAACATCTTCGCGAAACTAACGGTCGACGACCGCACGGAAGCCGTGACGCTCGCGCTGCAGCGCGGCATCATCCATCTCGACGACTGACAATGTGAGGCTGTTCGTTCCACTTCGCTCCTGTGCGACCGGCGCGTGGTGCGAGGAAATCGTCCAATGGAGGTACGCGGAGTTCATCCATCTTGGGGAGGCGCGCGGTGGCATGCGAGGCGTACGATGCAGTACACCTCTACCACTCATGCCTGGAGTTCGCAGCGATGCCAAACGTTCGACTCGCCATTGTCTACTACAGCACCTACGGCACCAATCATCGCATGGCGGAAGTGGCGTCAAACGCCGCCCGTGATGCCGGTGCAGACGTGCGACTTCGGAAGGCGCCGGAGACAGCGCCGGATGCGATCGTGAATGGGCAGGATGCGTGGCGCGCTCACGCCGAGCGCACGGCACATGTGCAGCCCGCAACGCTCGATGACCTCGAGTGGGCGAACGCGTACATGATCAGTGGACCGACGCGCTACGGTGCGGTCGCCAGTCAACTGCGCGCATTCCTCGACCAGACCGGCCCGCTGTGGGCAGCGGGAAAGCTGGCGAACAAGGCAGCCTCCGCGATGGCGAGCGCGCAGAACGTGCACGGCGGCCAGGAAATGACCGTGCAATCGTTGAACGCCACCTTCGCACACTGGGGCTGCGTGATTGTGCCGCCTGGCTACACCGACCCCTCCACCTATGCGGCCGGCGGCAACCCATACGGCGTCACGGTCACGGCGAACGGACAAGCAATCCCCGATGCCGTGCAGGAGGCCATTCGGCATCAGACGCGGCGGCTCGTGCACTTCGCCGCGCGCATCGCAGAGGAATGAAGTATCCCGTACGCCGGCGCAGTCACTTCATCGGTGTGGGTAAAGCAACGCTGGGATACGGCTTGTCGATCCGCGCGCTCGGACGTGATGGCGGTTCGCGCGCCCGGTGAAAGCGGCGGCGCGGTGAGCGCGCCGGGCATCGGGCGGTCTTCCTTCACTCCTCCGGCGCCTGATGCGCCACCTGCCTTCGCCGTGGGTGTTCGTGCATGACCGCAGCGTCGGCCCACGTGGCGCGGCTTGGCGCGATTGAGCAGATCGCTGCCCGGACCCCAGCGAGTTTCTTTGCCGTTGCTCTCGGCGTGGCAGGCCTGGGCGGTGATTGGCGCGCGGCGTCCGAACTCTGGGGGCTGCCGTCATTCGTCGGTGAGGCGATCATGGCCGCCGCCGTGCTCGTCTGGCTGATGATCGCAGCGCTCTACGCGGGCAAGTGGATCGTCGCGCGAGATGCCGCACTCACCGAGTGGCGACATCCCGTGCAATGCTGTTTCATCGCGCTTGGACCGGTCGCGACGATGCTCGTCGCACTCGCCGTTCGCCCGTACAACGACGTTGTCGCGCGCGTGCTGTTCGCGGTGGGCGCCGTGAGTCAGGTTGGCTTTGCGGTTTGGCGTACCGGCGGGTTATGGGACGGAGGGCGTGA
This region of Gemmatimonas groenlandica genomic DNA includes:
- the wrbA gene encoding NAD(P)H:quinone oxidoreductase, translating into MPNVRLAIVYYSTYGTNHRMAEVASNAARDAGADVRLRKAPETAPDAIVNGQDAWRAHAERTAHVQPATLDDLEWANAYMISGPTRYGAVASQLRAFLDQTGPLWAAGKLANKAASAMASAQNVHGGQEMTVQSLNATFAHWGCVIVPPGYTDPSTYAAGGNPYGVTVTANGQAIPDAVQEAIRHQTRRLVHFAARIAEE